The Aeromonas encheleia genomic sequence CCAGCCACGCCCGGTCGCCAGATGGGGGGCATGATGCCGAGGCTCACTCGCTGGGTTCGCGCCTGGGGCCGTTGCCCCTTCAGCTCGAAATCCAGGTTGATCTTGCGACCGGCACGGCTGACGAAGGCCCCCGTGCCCCAGCGGGGAATGGGGTGCTCGAGGCGACACTCCACCTGGGTGTCCGAGGTCAAACGCCAGACGGATTGATCCAGGCCGGCACCAAATTCGGTGACCCCCGCCTGCAACTGCATACTCACTGATATGCTGACCAACCCTAACACCCAAGCATTCAACGGCTTGCCCTCCATACGATCTCGGATTAGGTATCGGCAGGGGCTGGGCAAGCTTTAGCAACAAACCAATGTGGCCTGAGGAGAAAAGCCGAGCGAGTGGCCTCGGCCTGACAAGCGGCAGTGCATCGGGCAAAAATCGCGGGCCAGGCCGCCGCTGACCGGTCGTCCGGGGGGACAAGGGCGCGCTTTTTTGCCATAATGCCGCCTTCTTTCACGCCGACCGAGATACCATGACCGACGCAGTTCACACCCTCAAGGGCCGCTTTCGTGGCTTCTACCCCGTCGTCATCGATGTTGAAACCGCCGGGTTCAATGCCAGCACCGACGCCCTGCTGGAGATCGCCGCCTATACCCTCAAGATGGATGAGCAGGGCTGGCTCCTGCCCGATCAGGTCTTTCACTTTCATGTCGAGCCGTTCGAAGGCGCCAACCTGGAGAAGGCGGCGCTGGAGTTTACCGGCATAGATCCCTTCAATCCGCTGCGCGGTGCCGTCAGCGAGAGAGAAGCGCTGACCGAGATCTTCAAGGGCATTCGCAAGGGAATGAAGGAGCACGACTGCGGCCGCGCCATCATAGTGGCCCACAACGCCACCTTCGATCACGGCTTCGTGATGGCCGCCGCCGAGCGGGCCGGCCTCAAGCGCAATCCGTTTCACCCCTTCGCCACCTTCGATACCGCCGCCCTCTCCGGCCTGGCCCTGGGCCAGACAGTGCTGGCCAAGGCCTGCCAGAGCGCCCGCATCCCGTTTGACAACAAAGAGGCGCACTCCGCCCTGTATGACACCGAGCGCACCACCGAGCTGTTCTGTCATATCGTCAACCGCTGGAAGAGTCTGGGCGGCTGGCCACCGGTCAACCCGGATGAAGTCCCCGCCGATGACAGCCCCCAGTAGTCGCGCCGGAGCATGAGAAAGAGGCTGCCGTGGCAGCCTCTTTCCATGAGGCAGCTGGGGCACCACCTCATGCCATCTGGTTCGACCAGAACGGCATAAACAGGGCCATCCAGCACCGTTTTTAGCATTCCATCCCGGCCATTCCGGATTAGCTCGGCAGGAATGCCGTGAAGAGGCTATTTTGCCGATTTTTTTCTCGACATTTGTCACGTTTTTCGCAAACTAGCTGACTTTCACACGACAGACAGCAACACAATCTATAAGGAAATCAAATGAATCCTGTTGTTATCGCGGTTGCGCTGATGCTGGTGCTCAGCCTGCTGCGGATCAATGTGGTGGTCTCCCTCGCCATCGGCGCCATCGTGGGCGGCCTGGTCGGCGGGCTCTCACTGGAGACGACGCTCAGCACCTTCAGTGGTGGCCTGGGTGGCGGCGCCGAGATCGCCCTCTCCTATGCCATGCTGGGGGCCTTCGCGGTTGCCATCTCCCGCTCCGGGATCACCGACTTGCTGGCCCGCAAGGTGATCAGTCAGCTGGGCAAGGATGCCAGCACCTCTCGCATCCTCTGGGTCAAGACCCTGCTGCTCTCCTCCGTGCTGGGGGTCTCCATCTCCTCCCAGAACCTGATCCCGGTGCACATCGCCTTCATTCCCATCCTGATCCCGCCGCTGTTGCACGTCATGGCCCAGATGCAGATCGATCGCCGCCAGGTGGCCTGCGTCATCACCTTCGGCCTGACCGCGACCTACATGCTGTTGCCGGTGGGCTTTGGTGGCATCTTCCTCAACAACATCCTGGCCAAGAACCTGATCGATAACGGCGTGCCGGTCGAGCATGGCCAGCTGCCGCTGGCGATGGCCATTCCGGTGCTGGGCATGTTCATCGGCCTGCTGGTTGCGGTCTTCATCACCTACCGCAAGCCACGCCAGTATGATCTGGAGAAGATCCTGGCCGCCGAGCCGGAGACGGTCGAGCTCAACCTCAACCACATCTGGGTCGCCCTGCTGGCCATCGCCGTCGCCCTGGGGCTGCAGCTGATGACCAACAGCATCGTACTCGGTGCGCTGGCGGGCTTCGTCATCTTCACCTGTGGCGGCGTCATCAAGTTCCGCGAGAGCCAGGATGCCTTCACCCAGGGCGTGCGCATGATGTCCCTCATCGGTTTCATCATGATCTCCGCCGCCGGCTTTGCCGCCGTGATGAAAGAGACCCATGGGGTGGAGAGCCTGGTGCAATCCGTCTCTGCGGTGATCGGGGATCAGAAAGGGCTCGCCGCCTTCCTGATGCTGCTGGTTGGCCTGCTGATCACCATGGGGATAGGCTCCTCCTTCTCCACCGTGCCCATCATCGCCACCATCTATGTGCCGCTGTGCATCCACCTCGGCTTCTCCCCCATGGCCACCATCGCCCTGGTGGGGGCCGCCGGTGCGCTGGGGGATGCGGGCTCTCCCGCCTCCGACTCGACCCTGGGCCCGACCTCGGGCCTCAACGCCGATGGTCAGCACGATCACATCTGGGACAGCGTGGTGCCCACCTTCATCCACTACAACATCCCGCTCATCATCTTCGGCTGGATTGCCGCCATGGTGCTCTGAGTCAGCGACTAAGATAGCTGCATACGAAAAGGCGACCCTGGGGTCGCCTTTTTTGTCTCTACAGGGAGGCGCCTCGGCCTCGTAATACCGCCGAGTGGACTCACTCCTGCTCTCCCCGTAGAGGAGCCCGGCAGAACCGGCGCTAGGCCACAGAGCCTCCCCTGCCCCCCATTGCCAGGCCAGCATGGTCCCGCTGGAACCCAACGTCCCCCAAGAAACATGCCCACCCTGAACAGGGTTGTGAGCCAGCCCCTCGCCGCCTCCCTCTGGCCATAGCTGAATGGCTGATGGGCGATCAGGGCACATGCCCCAGACCCAGCAAGACACCCCTACTCCTCTTCTGCCATCGACGCTCACGGGATACGAGATGAAGGAGAGCATCTTTGTTCGCGTAGAGGAGATAAGAGCGTCTCAACCTTCCCACCACTCAGGTGAATGCCCATAAAAAAGGCGCTGTCCCAATTACGTGTTGAAAGGCTAACCTTGAAGTAGGTCATCACCCTGAGGGCCGTCGTCATGGATACCCAAGCCTTTCAACACCTGCTGTCTCTCTTCCCACAGCTCACTTTACGCCAGCGCCGTCTCGCAGAGCAGGAACTCACAATCCCCCATCCCATCACCTCGCTGGCCGCTCAACTCCCTGCTTGCCGATGTTGCCCCCACTGTCAGGCCGAGGCCGCGCAATTGGCCCCCTGGGGCTGGAGCCGAGGACTGCGCCGTTATCGCTGCAAGCAGTGTCAGCGCACCAGTTCCGTCCTGACCAAGACGCCCATGGCCAGACTGCGCAAGGCCCAATGCTGGGAGGACTACGCCCAGGCACTCATCGACGGCCTGACTGTCCGACAAGCCGCCCTCCGCTGCGGGGTCTGCAAAAACACCGCCTTCTTGTGGCGTCACCGTTTCCTGAAAGCCATGGCAACCCATCAGGCGGCACGGGAAGAGGGTATCGTCGAGGTCGATGAAACCTTCTTCCTGGAATCGTTCAAGGGGCAACGTGGATTGCCCCGTCCAGCCCGCCGCCGTGGTGGCAAAGGCCGCCCCCGTGGCACCGGACCGGATTACATCCCAGTGATGGTGGTGCAGGACAGAGCTGGCCATCTGGCTGATTTTCAGCTTGAGCGGCTGGATGCCAGGACCGTCAGGACGGTGCTGCAGCCGCTAGTCGCGCCGGATGCGGTGCTCTGCAGCGATGGTGCTGGGGTGTATGCCAGTTTCAGCAAGTCGCAGGGCATGACCCACCAGGTGGTGCACAACCGTGCGGGAGAGCGAGTGGTGGGGGCGTATCACATCCAGCATGTGAATGGTTACCATCGGCGGTTGAAGGAGTGGATGGAGCGGTTCCATGGGGTAGCGACCCACTATCTGAGGAATTATCTGGGCTGGCGTAGGATGCTGGAACGTTATGGGCAGGAAGTGGATGTCCCACATTGCTTGCATGAGGCGCTGGGGCGCCCCATGCAACACGTAATTGGGACATAGCCATAAAAAAGGCCGCTCGATGAGCGGCCTTTTATCAGTGCGATCTGGACTTAGCTGTCGCGGCGCTTGGGGCCACCGAACTTGCGATCCTTGTTGAAGCCACCTTCACGGCGCTCCCCGCTCTTGTTGAACGGACGGTCACCGCTGGGACGGCGATCCTTGTTGAAAGGACGGTCCTTGTTGAAGGCGGGACGATCGCTGGACGGACGGGGAGCAGTGTTGCTACCGGCCGGCACTTCGGTGTAGTGGCTGATCTGCAGCGGACGCTGACAGACACGGGCCTTCTTGATCACTTCCAGCACATCGGCGGTCATGCCCTTGGGCAGATCGACGGTGGAGAAGTCATCGGCGATATCGATGTTACCGATGAAACGGCTCTCGATGTTCGCTTCGTTGGCGATGGCGCCAACGATCTGGCCCGGCTTGACACCGTGGTTAGCACCCACGTCTACGCGGTAACGCTCCATCTCTACGTCAGGATTGTCTTTGAGCGGGCGCGGCTCCAGGGAAGGCATGCGACGGGCAGGACGATCGCCACGGTCGGCGAAATCACGGGGAGCACGATCACCGAAGTCACGGCGCTCGAACTCACGGCCAGCACGATCGCTTGCCGGTTCAGTGATGGAGTCATCCAGCAGCAGCGGTTGGTCACCCTGCACCAGCTTGGCCAGGGCGGCAGCCAGCTCCAGCGGATCGGCAGAATCTTCTTCGATCAGCTCGTTCACCAGGTTCACGTAGATCTCAAGCTCTTCGCCCATCATGGTTTCCCGGATGCGCTCCTTGAACTTGGTCATGCGGTGCTGGTTGATGTCCTCGGTGCTCGGCATCTTCATCGGCTCGATGGCCTGACGAGTAGCGTGCTCGATGGCGCGCAGCATGCGGCGCTCGCGGGGAGCCACGAACAGGATGGCCTCACCCTTACGACCGGC encodes the following:
- a CDS encoding IS1595 family transposase — encoded protein: MDTQAFQHLLSLFPQLTLRQRRLAEQELTIPHPITSLAAQLPACRCCPHCQAEAAQLAPWGWSRGLRRYRCKQCQRTSSVLTKTPMARLRKAQCWEDYAQALIDGLTVRQAALRCGVCKNTAFLWRHRFLKAMATHQAAREEGIVEVDETFFLESFKGQRGLPRPARRRGGKGRPRGTGPDYIPVMVVQDRAGHLADFQLERLDARTVRTVLQPLVAPDAVLCSDGAGVYASFSKSQGMTHQVVHNRAGERVVGAYHIQHVNGYHRRLKEWMERFHGVATHYLRNYLGWRRMLERYGQEVDVPHCLHEALGRPMQHVIGT
- a CDS encoding Na+/H+ antiporter family protein; its protein translation is MNPVVIAVALMLVLSLLRINVVVSLAIGAIVGGLVGGLSLETTLSTFSGGLGGGAEIALSYAMLGAFAVAISRSGITDLLARKVISQLGKDASTSRILWVKTLLLSSVLGVSISSQNLIPVHIAFIPILIPPLLHVMAQMQIDRRQVACVITFGLTATYMLLPVGFGGIFLNNILAKNLIDNGVPVEHGQLPLAMAIPVLGMFIGLLVAVFITYRKPRQYDLEKILAAEPETVELNLNHIWVALLAIAVALGLQLMTNSIVLGALAGFVIFTCGGVIKFRESQDAFTQGVRMMSLIGFIMISAAGFAAVMKETHGVESLVQSVSAVIGDQKGLAAFLMLLVGLLITMGIGSSFSTVPIIATIYVPLCIHLGFSPMATIALVGAAGALGDAGSPASDSTLGPTSGLNADGQHDHIWDSVVPTFIHYNIPLIIFGWIAAMVL
- the rnt gene encoding ribonuclease T, with the protein product MTDAVHTLKGRFRGFYPVVIDVETAGFNASTDALLEIAAYTLKMDEQGWLLPDQVFHFHVEPFEGANLEKAALEFTGIDPFNPLRGAVSEREALTEIFKGIRKGMKEHDCGRAIIVAHNATFDHGFVMAAAERAGLKRNPFHPFATFDTAALSGLALGQTVLAKACQSARIPFDNKEAHSALYDTERTTELFCHIVNRWKSLGGWPPVNPDEVPADDSPQ